ACTTTTTTCGGAGATTTTTTCGCCTCTTCAGGGTTTGGGGGGGGTGGGTCGAGTGGTCTGATGCAGGGCGCCGGCATGCCTGCTCCTGGCGGGCCTGGGGGTTCCTCGTGAGGGCTGTGCCGAGTGGCTGGCGGGCGTCGCCTGTCCATGCTGTATCAACCCTGTGAGGAGGGAAGTGATACAGCATGGATAGATGGCCGAGAATGGGCGATTCTCGCGGCTCCGGCCATACTCGCTCATCTGCGCGATGAGCAAGTATGTGAGCGGGAATGGCCGGAGGGTGTAAGGCGTTTGGGCATAGGGGGTTATGTGGTGGGCCTCGCCGGCGCCTCAGCACCGGCCCCACGCCCCCCGATGCCTGCAACGTCAGGATCGCCAGACCCTGATGAGGCGGTAAAAAAAAAACCTCAAAAATCGCTTGACTCCTCATTCGCCACACAGTAGACTATAGTGCACTCACCGGGCCGGACAGGTCCGGCAGGTGTGGAGGGGTCCGAAATGCGGTACAGGCTGACAACACTGGTCGCCGCCGCCATCGTGAGCGTTTGTGCGATGGTATCGGCGGCGCCTGCCGATGCCGACGCCCATGGCCCCATCGTTCCTGTAGCCTTGCCGGTGGGTCTCTCCCCCCTCGACCTGCCTGGCCAGCTGCTCTGTCCAGAGGCTCCCCTCAACTCCACGGACACTGACATCGCTTCGGGAGAGACGGCCGGCGCTGCTGCGATGCCGCAGCCCGGGACAACCCGCCTCGGCGGCCCGCCCGCCGGCTTATTCCTCATGTTACAGGGAGCGTTGTGCATCGGCTTCTTCCGCGGCCGGCGGAGACTTGCTGCCCTCCTCCTCGCCGCTCTGGCCGCAGGGCGGACCGGTATCGTCTCCCTGCCCAGAGCGCTCTGCGGGCCGAGGCACGCCAAGGCTGTGCCATGCGAGCGGGACGCCGCCGAGAGTTGCAGCGCCCTCGCGCCCGCGGCCGACTATGCCTCTCTGCTCAAGCGCCTCGACGACCGGAGCGGGTGGGGCGTGCGTGCTGCCAACGCGCAGATGGTCGCGGCGGCGCACTCGGCCCCCCAGGCGGCAACGGTTCCGGTCGCTCCTTCGCACGCTCTCGCGGCCGCCTTGCCTCTCGACTCGTCCGCGGGTCTGATATGCCGCTTCGCCTTCGGCATCGCGCCTCCCGATCGGGTCTCCCTCCCTGTTTTATTCCAGTCTCCGCTCTTCGCCCGGCCCCCGCCTTCTGTCGCATGAAGCCTGTTGTGCACGCACTGGATTCAGGACCGACAGGAAGCGAGGACCACAATGAAGCGTAAGATTCTGCTGGCAATCTGTCTCGTCGCAGCGGGCGCGATGTGTGCAATCGCTGGGACGACGACGAACGCTTGGTACTCTGCGGAGCCGCCCGGAGCTTTCAGCGACGACTACTACGACGGGTCGCCTGATATCACAAAGCACCCGTGCGAGATCTTCGACATGCGGCTGATCCAGCTCACCGACGCGCAGGGGTTGCCGACCGCCGCCTTCAAGTTCGACATCATCACGAACTTCGGCGATCAAGCACATCGAGCCACCTACGACACCAACAACTACACCGACACAATCGGTGGCTCCATCACGATGGGCCAGGTGCCAGCTGGCGAGCTTTACATCAATGTCAAGAACAAGGTCGTGGGCACCGAGGCCGAGATTCGGTACGCTTTCGCCCTGGAGAGCCGGACCTACGGCACGGATGGCTGGTCCAAGGCATGGGCTGACCGAGTAACCACCGCCCTGGGCATCACCCCTGCCAACGTCGTCGCTGGGACGCTCTACGGCGGAGTGAAGTTCGCCACGGGAACCTGGGAAGACTACGCCAACAACTTCAATGAGTTGCCCGAGATGTCGCTCGCCAGGGCGCTCGACGACCTCCAGCTCTCCAAGAAGGCCGGGTATCCGACAACCCGCGACGACGATAACTCGTATCCGACGACCATCGTCAGTCAGACCACCTCGTACACGGGTGGCTCGGCGCAGTGGGTTCAGGTCGGCGCCAACAGCTGGACCCAAGCCTTCAAGGACGCTTGGGGTGGCGATGGCTGGAACACCAAGTACAATGCCGCGCAGGGCTACTGGACGGGCACGTTCACCCTGCCTGGGTTCGACCCGACGACCCAGTACATTGACGTCTGGTGGGCGATGGGCTGCGGGAACGATGGCGTATTGGTTGCGCCAAACCCCAGCAGCTTCACCACCCCGATCCCGCTCCCTGGATCGTTGGCGCTCTGTGCCATCGGCCTCGGCTTCGTGGGGGTCGTGAGGAGGCTGCGCCGGAGGGCCTAGCTGACGCCCAGACGTTTCCCATGTGCTGCTACCCCGGCCCCGAGCTAACCCTCGGGGCCGGTCTGTTTGGCGCTGCTGGCAAGGCCATATGATCAGGGCCAGCCTCCATGGGACAGGGGGAGGCCATCCGATCGCGCGAGCCAGCGCTCAAGGAACCCAGGGACACCATGTTGAGCAAGAAGAGTGTGGAACCGGCGGCGCGCGGGCGTCTCGTTTCGCTCGGGCGCAGATTTTCCGGAGAAAACGCTTGACTTTCTATCCCCGCTGGATACATTAAGTCCATTACATAGTGTGCGCCTTTCCCGGCTAGTCGCCATGCGTGGCGGGAGGGCCGAACACCTGAGTGGGTCGGTGCCGATCGGTCGTCTGATGGCAGGCAGGAGCGTACCGATGCGATTGAGTCTCGGCTCCCTCGTTGCTGTGACAGCTCTGCTCGCGCAGTCGGCAGCCGCGCTTCCTGTCACGCTATCCCTGGAGCCGGCGGGCACGGCCGGTGTGCAGGCCGGGAACATTGTGTCGCTCAATCTGTATGCCCGAAGCATCCCCCCCGGCCAGGGGGTCCTGGCCATTCAGACCTTCATCACGTTCGACCCCACGCTCCTGAGCATCGTGGATGGACTGGGCAATCCCGTCTCCGCGATCACACCCGGGCCGGGTTGGGACTTCGTGTTCGCGAACGACGTGGGGCCTGTTCCCGCGAAGAACCTGCTGCCGGGCGAGTTGTTTTTTTCTGCGGGGAGCTTCGCGGGCCTGGCCACCGATCTGCTTGTGGCTTCCTTCTCCGTGAAGGCGCTGGACGACTTTGCGGTCACCTCGCTGACGCTCCCGGGTCACATGATAGACAGGCCGCCGTTTCTCTACCAGAACAGGGTCAGTGACTTGCAGAATCTCGACATAACGGGCGGTCTCGACGGGGCGTCCCTCTACGGCACTCAGGTGGTAGCGATCCCCGAGCCGCTGGGCGTATCGGTTCTGGGGCTGGGTCTGGGAATGCTCATTCGGCGGCGCAGACCAAGGCGCTGAGTGGGCGGGACAGCGGTCGGCAGGCGGGGCGGCGGTCGGCCAGACTCTGGGGGCCATGCAGGTCGGCTTGCCTGGGTTTGAACTCCCGTGAACTGGCTCGACTGAAATCGCGCGAGGAGTTGTGGTTTCTCGCATCTCTTACGAGGGAGCTCCCATGGCGACAAGGCGCGTGCGCGGGGGTGCACGGGGGGGGATGACGTCGGGGGTAGCGCTGGCGCTTGTGATGCTGTCCGCCGCCTGCGCGGGAGGCACGCGCAGCATCTTCGTGACCCAGGACTTCGCTTCCCCCGAGATCACGCAGGCGGGCGACTACTGCCGTGTTGCGGTGGCCGGCTGCACGCTCATTGGCGACGCCGGCGGGCCCGTGTTGCCGGCTCGCACCGTATTTGTCCTGATCCCGCCGGGGTATTCGGTATCCGGCGTCAGTTGCAAGGCACTCGAACCCGAACGTTCCGTGACAGTGACCTTGCCAGTAGATTTCGCGCGGAGCCCCGTGCCCTTCGAGCAGGGGCGAGCGGCGGCGTTGGCAAGAGCGGCAGGCGAGCGGCCCGACACGAAGGTCTACGGCTCCGCAAAGGCATGTCCCGCTGAGCGCGCACGGCTGGTGGCCGTGCAGCGGATGCGCGGCCACGATATCGCCATCCTCAGCGTCTCGCCGGTCCAATACGTGCCCGCCAAGAAGAGGCTCACGGCAGCATCTCGACTCCAGGTGCAGCTCGACCTGACACCGCAGGCGGGGAAGCAGAGGGGCAAGGGGCTGGGGGTGCGTCCTCTTCTCGCGGCGCCGGCGCTTGGGGGCGCCGTCAGCAACCCCGAAGTCCTGGGGGAGTACGAACAAGCCGGCTCGGCGCAGGGAGCGGCTCCTTCCCCGCTCGGCGGGACATACGACTACCTGCTCATCACTAGCAACGACTTGCTCTCTTCATTCGCTCCCCTTGTGACGCACAAGGAGGCCAGGGGCGTCAGAGTCAAGACCGAAACGGTCGAGTACATCTACGCCCACTACTCAGGACGAGACAACCCTGAGAAGATAAGGGAGTACATCAAGTCGGCCTACGCAAACTGGGGCGTTGATTACGTGCTTCTCGGAGGGGACAGTTCCGTGGTTCCCCATCGAGGAGCCTATGCGTATGTTTCCACCGCGGGCGCGCTCACCAATATGCCCACCGACCTCTACTATGCCTGCCTGGACGGAACATGGAATGGCGATGGGGACAGCTTGTGGGGCGAGCCATTCGATGGCGAGGGGGGCACGGCAGTGGACCTCATGGCGGAGGTCTACGTCGGGCGTGCTCCCGTAGACACGGCGAGCGAGGTGAGCACGTTTATCAACAAGGTGATCACCTATGAGCAGAGCGGCACCCCGAACTGGTCGCGCGCCCTTCTTCTCGGGGAGTATCTCGGCGATTCGAGCTACGTGGGGACCCGGAACCAGGGGGGAATGGCGCTGGAGTACATGGTTCTGCCGCACCTGGGCGCCTACGCGGTGACTTTCCTGGATGATCGCCCAGAGCACTACTCGGTGTGGACCAAGGCGCAGTGCATCGCCCAACTGAATGCCTCGCCGCACCTCGTGGCCCATGTGGGCCACGGGAATAGGACCGTGCTGCTTCGGTCGGACCGCACCATCGGCACCTCCGACGTGGCCGCCTTGACGAATGAGCACCCGTTTCTCCTCAACAGCGTGGCCTGCCTGTCGGGGAGCTTCGACTACGAGGACTGCCTGGCGGAGCATTTCGTCAAGCAGAGTAGCCGTGGGGCTTTCGCCACGGTGATGAACACGCGGGATGGGTGGTACGACGTCAATTTCCCCTGG
The DNA window shown above is from Planctomycetota bacterium and carries:
- a CDS encoding C25 family cysteine peptidase, whose protein sequence is MLSAACAGGTRSIFVTQDFASPEITQAGDYCRVAVAGCTLIGDAGGPVLPARTVFVLIPPGYSVSGVSCKALEPERSVTVTLPVDFARSPVPFEQGRAAALARAAGERPDTKVYGSAKACPAERARLVAVQRMRGHDIAILSVSPVQYVPAKKRLTAASRLQVQLDLTPQAGKQRGKGLGVRPLLAAPALGGAVSNPEVLGEYEQAGSAQGAAPSPLGGTYDYLLITSNDLLSSFAPLVTHKEARGVRVKTETVEYIYAHYSGRDNPEKIREYIKSAYANWGVDYVLLGGDSSVVPHRGAYAYVSTAGALTNMPTDLYYACLDGTWNGDGDSLWGEPFDGEGGTAVDLMAEVYVGRAPVDTASEVSTFINKVITYEQSGTPNWSRALLLGEYLGDSSYVGTRNQGGMALEYMVLPHLGAYAVTFLDDRPEHYSVWTKAQCIAQLNASPHLVAHVGHGNRTVLLRSDRTIGTSDVAALTNEHPFLLNSVACLSGSFDYEDCLAEHFVKQSSRGAFATVMNTRDGWYDVNFPWLYSGEFQGKFFNRLLTQGFRNIGAAAQLSKEDMLGKVEMGGSMPYRWCYYTIALLGDPETALKEATTTRTLTVKSFDSTPATASYFGGVTIGVSPGTPGITEFSRECADGATVTLTAPQTHGSLLFQRWRLDGVDQAIGQSSLAVTMAVDHSAVAVYTDPPLLSLVETAASQWVRPGETVTVKLNVSKLATRTINTIQALMSFDNALLTNAAITKTGVAPWSSGFEPLKVIGAGVIDYSIGIFGSTAADAEVAILTFTAGLTEGQAYVRFRADEPPKFTKLVETPVINDLLPEKQDAGMITIDGTPPEIYPQEDIVTEQTSRDGTPVTLVEPDYWDTWDSQPTLTSDAPALFPLGTTTVTWTCTDAAGNTATATQRVTVRDTTPPVLTLPGTLTREQASAAGTAVTFACTAADLCDAAPAVV